From the Lampris incognitus isolate fLamInc1 chromosome 6, fLamInc1.hap2, whole genome shotgun sequence genome, one window contains:
- the gdpgp1 gene encoding GDP-D-glucose phosphorylase 1: MNHLFTYSNQDFVADLYRAKKDAAGTVPTSSNFDTVLKAGWTDRMSRGLFRYHLGDLQTRILPGRRCYVAQLNIQRGLQRRKPQEILSIRQQFNATQFNFNKINPREVIFEMAKRPGHCAASAENERSCEPCRMLVLVNVSPLEFGHCLFVPEPSRCLPQILTRFAIRTGIESVLLSADPGFRVGFNSLGAFASVNHLHLHGYYLNHELHVEWMTAKPLVPERGFFRLAEFPAGFLFYTEADDVEKVAGAISQVTDFLVDANIAHNLFFTRGCSPYEVEDENEHTPKRGVRIIVWPRKSCFGAKEGSAFNVALCELAGHLPFKNRDDFDHMTEKDVMDVVQGYLLPNEELLKLQQQLTAHLTD, encoded by the coding sequence ATGAACCATCTGTTCACATATAGCAACCAGGATTTCGTTGCCGATTTATATCGGGCTAAAAAAGATGCCGCGGGGACGGTGCCAACATCGTCGAATTTTGACACGGTCCTGAAAGCGGGCTGGACTGACAGGATGAGCAGGGGGCTGTTCCGCTACCACCTCGGCGACCTGCAGACGCGGATCTTACCTGGAAGGCGCTGCTATGTCGCTCAGCTAAACATCCAGAGAGGACTGCAGAGGAGAAAACCCCAGGAGATATTAAGCATCCGCCAGCAGTTCAACGCCacgcagttcaacttcaacaaaATCAATCCGCGTGAAGTTATCTTTGAGATGGCGAAGCGCCCCGGACACTGCGCAGCTTCCGCTGAAAACGAGCGATCTTGTGAACCTTGTAGGATGCTGGTGTTGGTCAACGTTAGTCCCCTTGAGTTTGGACATTGTCTGTTTGTCCCAGAGCCGTCACGTTGTCTTCCACAGATCCTGACCCGGTTTGCCATCCGGACTGGGATCGAGTCTGTGCTCCTGAGCGCTGACCCTGGTTTTCGTGTAGGGTTCAATAGTCTCGGAGCATTTGCGTCAGTCAATCACTTACATTTGCATGGATATTATCTAAACCATGAACTACATGTGGAGTGGATGACAGCTAAGCCATTGGTTCCTGAAAGGGGATTTTTCCGCTTGGCAGAGTTCCCTGCAGGCTTCTTGTTTTACACAGAGGCAGATGACGTGGAGAAGGTTGCCGGGGCCATTTCTCAAGTCACCGACTTTCTTGTAGATGCCAATATAGCTCACAACCTCTTCTTTACCCGTGGATGCTCACCCTATGAAGTAGAGGACGAAAATGAACACACTCCAAAGAGAGGTGTGCGTATTATTGTGTGGCCCAGAAAATCCTGTTTTGGTGCAAAAGAGGGATCTGCCTTCAATGTTGCACTGTGTGAGCTAGCTGGACATTTGCCTTTTAAGAACAGAGATGACTTTGATCACATGACTGAAAAGGATGTAATGGATGTCGTTCAGGGTTATCTTCTACCTAACGAGGAGCTTCTCAAGTTGCAGCAGCAGCTTACTGCTCATTTAACTGACTAA